From the genome of Gopherus evgoodei ecotype Sinaloan lineage chromosome 5, rGopEvg1_v1.p, whole genome shotgun sequence, one region includes:
- the EGR4 gene encoding early growth response protein 4, which produces MLSVMDFSCQDSLYAKCQESCELPAGEHPGSAPQEQQLLAGQQREAEADFLGGEFMGSTINGETADYFFLGSQPAPALSYTGSFLIKAMPEQPQESLFNLMSGILGLSPFPGSEGHQRQLDSLYSVPEAIQNHLDLYSTCQPELNLSVQPPFAEQGYPAFPALENAPQVPASPSVGSSGQCLFEAKLLENKQDIKIPPMAPALDKFKVSCAQWEPLAQPQNYLPDGYQSSEVFQPPESSQAIFHPLGSKMENVLSVSCQSELSSLAEASGTYSNNLGFSCEPESFQNLGSQGQIPSDFGEAKLHNLPPQLVQDFDSSLAQPEAMPSLMNPAELLHRHQSPSVPSADFLAHPATSSANPNILSEPKKRTRRTKCSSKCFCPKPHEKSFACPVENCIRSFARSDELNRHLRIHTGHKPFQCRICLRNFSRSDHLTTHIRTHTGEKPFSCDICGRRFARSDEKKRHIKVHLKQKARAEEKLKGLGFYAVGLSFGTL; this is translated from the exons ATGTTGAGCGTGATGGATTTCTCCTGCCAGGACTCGCTGTATGCCAAGTGCCAGGAGAGCTGCGAGCTGCCAGCGGGGGAGCACCCGGGCTCAGCCCCGCAGGAGCAGCAACTTCTGGCGGGGCAGCAAAGGGAGGCGGAGGCCGATTTCCTCGGAG GAGAATTCATGGGCTCCACAATAAATGGGGAAACGGCGGattacttcttcctaggcagccaGCCGGCCCCCGCGCTCAGCTACACGGGCAGCTTTCTCATCAAGGCCATGCCGGAGCAGCCCCAAGAATCCCTCTTCAACCTCATGTCGGGCATCCTGGGCCTTTCTCCGTTCCCTGGCTCCGAAGGCCACCAGAGGCAACTGGACTCTCTCTACTCGGTCCCCGAAGCCATTCAGAACCACCTGGACCTTTACTCCACCTGCCAGCCGGAACTGAATCTCTCTGTCCAGCCCCCCTTTGCTGAGCAGGGCTACCCCGCCTTCCCCGCCCTGGAGAATGCGCCCCAAGTCCCAGCCTCCCCGAGCGTAGGCAGCTCCGGGCAGTGTCTCTTTGAGGCAAAACTGTTGGAAAACAAGCAGGACATTAAGATTCCCCCCATGGCTCCAGCCCTGGACAAATTTAAGGTTTCCTGCGCCCAATGGGAGCCACTCGCTCAACCTCAGAACTACTTGCCAGATGGCTACCAGTCCTCCGAGGTCTTCCAGCCCCCGGAAAGTAGCCAGGCCATCTTCCACCCCCTCGGATCCAAAATGGAAAACGTGTTGTCCGTCAGCTGCCAGTCAGAGCTCAGCAGCCTGGCTGAAGCCTCGGGGACCTATAGCAACAACTTAGGTTTCAGTTGCGAGCCAGAAAGTTTCCAGAATCTCGGCAGCCAGGGGCAGATCCCCAGCGACTTCGGTGAGGCCAAGCTCCATAACCTCCCACCGCAGTTAGTGCAAGACTTCGACTCCTCCTTGGCCCAACCTGAGGCCATGCCAAGCTTAATGAACCCAGCCGAGCTCCTCCACCGCCACCAGTCCCCGTCAGTCCCTAGCGCAGACTTTCTGGCCCATCCCGCCACCTCCTCGGCCAACCCCAACATCCTAAGCGAGCCAAAGAAGAGAACCCGCAGGACCAAATGCTCCTCCAAATGCTTCTGCCCTAAGCCGCACGAGAAGTCCTTCGCCTGCCCGGTGGAGAACTGCATCAGGAGCTTCGCCAGGTCGGACGAGCTCAACAGGCACCTGCGGATCCACACCGGCCACAAGCCTTTCCAGTGCCGCATCTGCCTGCGGAATTTCAGCCGCAGCGACCACCTCACCACCCACATCCGGACGCACACCGGCGAGAAGCCCTTCTCCTGCGACATCTGCGGCCGCCGGTTTGCCAGGAGCGACGAGAAGAAGAGACACATCAAAGTCCATTTGAAGCAGAAAGCGAGGGCCGAGGAGAAGCTCAAAGGCCTCGGCTTCTATGCGGTGGGGCTGTCATTTGGGACCctctga